Proteins encoded within one genomic window of Chitinophagales bacterium:
- a CDS encoding four helix bundle protein, with amino-acid sequence MENKNILLDKSKSLALQVIKHCRNISEEKKEYILTRQLMKSGTSIGANIREAKYAESKNDFIHKYKISLKEANETEYWLELLFESELMNEEVFNELHKLNTELLKLLTSSIKTISNR; translated from the coding sequence ATGGAAAATAAAAACATCCTTTTAGATAAAAGTAAATCACTGGCGCTTCAAGTTATTAAGCATTGCCGAAATATTTCAGAGGAAAAGAAAGAATATATTCTTACAAGGCAATTAATGAAGAGCGGGACTAGTATTGGCGCAAATATCCGTGAAGCTAAATATGCAGAAAGTAAAAATGACTTTATTCATAAGTACAAAATTTCATTGAAAGAAGCAAACGAAACCGAATATTGGCTTGAGTTACTTTTTGAATCAGAATTAATGAACGAAGAGGTTTTTAATGAACTTCACAAACTGAATACGGAACTTCTGAAACTATTAACTTCAAGTATTAAAACAATTTCTAATCGATGA
- a CDS encoding RluA family pseudouridine synthase: MFSILHEDNHLIIYNKPPGMLVQWDKDRIVKPLEEIARDYQREKKGKNPDENVYIGLPHRIDRLTSGIVIVCKTSKSLERMCDLFSNRQIHKTYWAIIEKGDLPREGHWVNYLRKIENHNKSYVSDVDKPMHKRAELKYKIIAELDNFMLTEIDLMTGRHHQIRAQFAHHGFPIRGDVKYNYKRANEDGFFDLHSKYIRFTHPVSNEEIVIDAPVRDDKLWQLFEEQVKLRSEK, translated from the coding sequence ATGTTCTCCATCCTCCACGAAGATAACCATCTTATCATCTACAATAAGCCCCCGGGCATGCTCGTGCAGTGGGACAAAGATCGCATTGTAAAACCCTTAGAAGAAATAGCTCGTGACTACCAGCGAGAAAAGAAAGGCAAAAATCCTGATGAAAATGTGTATATCGGTCTACCGCACCGAATCGATAGACTCACCAGTGGCATCGTTATTGTTTGTAAAACTTCCAAGTCGCTAGAGCGAATGTGTGATTTATTTAGCAATCGACAAATACACAAAACCTACTGGGCTATTATAGAAAAAGGAGATTTGCCTCGTGAAGGACACTGGGTAAACTATCTAAGAAAAATAGAAAACCATAATAAATCCTATGTGAGTGATGTCGATAAGCCAATGCATAAGCGTGCCGAATTGAAATATAAAATTATAGCGGAATTAGATAATTTCATGCTGACCGAAATAGATTTAATGACGGGTCGTCATCATCAGATTCGAGCGCAGTTTGCACATCATGGCTTTCCCATTCGTGGCGATGTCAAATACAATTATAAGCGTGCCAATGAAGATGGCTTTTTTGATTTACATTCTAAATACATCCGATTTACCCATCCGGTATCGAATGAAGAAATAGTAATTGATGCGCCAGTGCGAGATGATAAATTATGGCAGTTGTTTGAAGAACAAGTAAAACTGAGAAGCGAAAAGTGA
- a CDS encoding Rieske (2Fe-2S) protein, whose protein sequence is MIDKKITIPQKYLPKPQQTTIYIHNGKEYCIVNLDGKIYAIDNICPHQGASLSLGEIKGEEIICPLHQWRFNVKTGACNVEKYCVDRYQVEIAD, encoded by the coding sequence GTGATTGACAAAAAAATAACTATCCCTCAAAAATACCTTCCCAAACCACAACAGACCACTATTTATATACATAATGGAAAGGAATATTGCATAGTAAATCTCGATGGAAAAATTTATGCTATCGACAATATCTGCCCTCATCAAGGCGCTAGTCTGAGTCTAGGTGAAATAAAAGGAGAAGAAATCATTTGCCCGCTGCATCAGTGGCGTTTTAATGTCAAAACAGGGGCATGCAATGTAGAGAAGTATTGTGTGGATAGGTATCAGGTGGAAATAGCAGATTAA
- the sucD gene encoding succinate--CoA ligase subunit alpha — protein sequence MSVLVNKNSKIIVQGFTGKEGTFHAEQMLEYGTNVVGGVTPGKGGQSHLNKPVFNTVLDARKATGCDVSIIFVPPAFAADGILEAVDAGIETIVCITEGIPVQDMVKVKAVVEKSNSRLIGPNCPGVITPDGAKVGIMPGFVFKTGRVGIVSKSGTLTYEAADQIVKAGMGISTAIGIGGDPIIGTTTKEAVELFMNDPDTDAIVMIGEIGGGMEAEASRWIKANGNKKPVVGFIAGQTAPAGRRMGHAGAIIGGKDDTAAAKMAIMRECGITVCDSPAEIGATMASLLKVSSKSN from the coding sequence ATGTCCGTATTAGTCAATAAAAACTCAAAAATTATCGTTCAAGGATTTACAGGAAAAGAAGGAACCTTCCATGCAGAGCAAATGCTAGAATATGGCACGAATGTGGTAGGTGGTGTCACTCCTGGTAAAGGCGGTCAATCTCACCTCAATAAACCTGTTTTCAATACCGTGTTAGATGCTCGTAAGGCTACTGGATGCGACGTATCAATTATTTTTGTTCCGCCTGCATTTGCAGCAGATGGCATTTTAGAAGCTGTAGATGCTGGTATCGAGACCATAGTTTGTATCACAGAAGGTATTCCGGTACAGGATATGGTCAAAGTGAAGGCGGTTGTTGAAAAATCAAATTCTCGTTTAATAGGCCCTAACTGCCCAGGTGTCATAACTCCTGATGGTGCTAAAGTAGGTATTATGCCAGGCTTTGTATTTAAAACTGGAAGAGTAGGTATAGTGTCGAAATCTGGAACATTGACGTATGAAGCTGCAGACCAAATCGTAAAAGCGGGTATGGGAATATCTACTGCTATAGGAATCGGTGGCGACCCTATCATAGGTACCACTACCAAAGAAGCAGTCGAGTTATTTATGAATGACCCAGATACAGATGCTATCGTAATGATAGGCGAAATAGGCGGTGGTATGGAAGCTGAGGCTAGTCGCTGGATAAAAGCCAATGGTAATAAAAAGCCAGTTGTAGGTTTTATAGCAGGTCAAACAGCCCCTGCAGGTCGTCGTATGGGTCATGCCGGTGCTATCATAGGCGGCAAAGATGATACTGCTGCTGCTAAAATGGCTATAATGCGTGAATGTGGCATTACTGTTTGTGACAGCCCTGCGGAAATAGGCGCGACTATGGCTTCACTTTTAAAAGTAAGCAGTAAGAGTAATTAG
- a CDS encoding WYL domain-containing protein has translation MKVSYIVKRYIAILGRLSNQKKATFQQLMDAIERMGGEDMKISQRTFQRMINDIEELFQVVIKCNREGFYYILESESDMENSKITQSLQFFNYQKYLENFENKIAYDKSCLIGQQFLYDIQNAIKEKKTIRFDYTKYNQKENVNEIRDISPYGLKEYKGRWYLVGLDNHKNEIRIFGLDRITNLIESETRMVSSNNFNIHNYFKHSIGISVDNDDISEFVELEFSSKLAGYIRNFPLHPSQVILSENSNGIAVKLRTYINLELVNELMQFSDDIKIIKPARLKKMMIKRHQEFLKNNQ, from the coding sequence ATGAAGGTCAGTTATATCGTCAAGCGATACATCGCGATTCTCGGACGACTTTCTAATCAAAAAAAAGCCACTTTTCAACAACTCATGGATGCTATAGAGCGCATGGGTGGAGAAGATATGAAGATATCACAACGCACTTTTCAGCGCATGATCAACGATATAGAAGAATTGTTTCAAGTAGTTATTAAATGTAATCGGGAAGGTTTTTATTATATCTTGGAGAGTGAATCTGATATGGAGAATTCAAAAATCACCCAGTCACTTCAGTTTTTCAACTATCAAAAATACTTAGAAAATTTTGAAAATAAGATCGCCTATGACAAAAGTTGCTTGATTGGTCAACAGTTTCTTTATGATATTCAAAATGCAATAAAAGAAAAAAAAACTATTCGATTTGACTATACAAAATACAATCAGAAAGAAAATGTAAATGAAATAAGAGATATATCTCCATATGGATTAAAAGAGTATAAAGGAAGGTGGTATCTCGTAGGTCTTGATAATCATAAAAATGAAATACGAATCTTCGGACTCGATAGAATTACCAACTTGATAGAATCGGAGACTCGAATGGTATCCTCCAATAATTTTAATATACACAACTATTTTAAACATTCGATAGGTATCTCAGTAGATAATGATGATATTTCAGAATTCGTGGAACTTGAATTTAGTAGTAAGTTGGCGGGTTATATTCGCAATTTTCCTCTTCATCCTAGTCAAGTTATCTTGTCTGAAAACTCAAACGGCATAGCGGTAAAGTTAAGAACCTATATTAACCTAGAATTAGTAAATGAACTCATGCAATTCTCAGATGATATTAAAATAATCAAACCAGCTAGACTTAAAAAAATGATGATAAAACGCCATCAAGAATTTTTAAAAAATAATCAATAG
- a CDS encoding glycosyltransferase family 4 protein has translation MTTLTTKKIAINTRVLMPNKLDGIGWFTYQVVKRWVEKNPDVEFFFIFDRPYDSSFIFGKNVTPIVVSPPARHPLLWYLWFEWMVPRILNKLNPDVFVSLDTYTTTRWKGKKITGIHDIAFALFDGQVSWLTEKFFRHYIPQYISVSEKIVTVSNSSKHDLINFYHCPENKIVVSNNAASDAYLPMSEDAIKQFKSENTNNCDYFIFVGSIHPRKNVVRMLQAFEKYKTHTQANTKFVLIGRNWNYKDVKDYLLQMKYRNDVIEIPHSSPEIIAKWIGASIALVLVSIYEGFGVPIVEALACGVPVICSNVSSMPEVAGQAAILVNPNVTEEIANAMTKIVSNKELYRTLTLNTYAQSARYNWNDAADIIWKCI, from the coding sequence TTGACAACACTAACCACTAAAAAAATTGCCATCAATACACGCGTCTTGATGCCTAATAAATTAGATGGCATAGGCTGGTTTACTTATCAGGTTGTAAAACGATGGGTGGAAAAGAATCCGGATGTAGAGTTCTTTTTTATTTTTGATAGGCCCTATGATTCTTCTTTCATTTTTGGAAAGAATGTGACACCCATAGTTGTTTCGCCACCTGCTCGTCATCCTTTGCTATGGTATCTGTGGTTTGAATGGATGGTTCCACGAATTTTAAATAAGCTCAATCCCGATGTCTTCGTTTCTCTGGATACCTACACAACTACTCGATGGAAGGGCAAAAAAATAACAGGAATTCATGATATTGCTTTTGCACTATTTGATGGTCAGGTGAGTTGGCTAACTGAAAAATTCTTTCGTCACTATATACCCCAATACATTTCTGTCTCCGAAAAAATCGTGACGGTATCCAATTCATCCAAGCATGATTTAATAAATTTCTATCACTGTCCAGAAAATAAAATAGTAGTTTCTAACAATGCTGCCTCAGATGCATATCTACCAATGTCTGAAGATGCTATTAAACAATTTAAGAGTGAAAATACTAATAACTGCGACTATTTCATTTTTGTTGGCTCTATTCATCCGCGAAAAAATGTTGTGCGAATGTTACAAGCTTTCGAAAAATATAAAACGCATACCCAGGCTAATACTAAATTTGTATTGATAGGTAGAAATTGGAATTATAAGGATGTAAAAGACTACTTACTTCAAATGAAATATAGAAATGACGTTATTGAAATTCCTCACTCTAGTCCTGAAATCATAGCCAAATGGATAGGTGCTTCTATAGCATTGGTTTTAGTATCTATCTATGAAGGATTTGGAGTACCTATCGTAGAGGCATTAGCCTGTGGGGTGCCTGTAATATGCTCAAACGTGTCTTCGATGCCAGAGGTAGCCGGGCAAGCAGCAATTCTAGTGAATCCTAATGTAACTGAAGAAATAGCAAACGCTATGACTAAGATAGTATCGAATAAAGAATTGTATCGTACACTTACCTTGAATACATACGCTCAATCAGCACGTTATAATTGGAATGATGCAGCTGATATTATTTGGAAGTGTATTTAA
- a CDS encoding DEAD/DEAH box helicase has product MTFEQLGLGSETLRVLSEMNFITPTPIQEQAIPHLLDGDVDLMGLAQTGTGKTAAFALPIIEKLDINIRKPQALILCPTRELCLQITSDIEKFTKYHSQVRTVAVYGGASIGMQIKDLRRGVQIVVATPGRLIDIIDRGEINFEAVKIAVLDEADEMLNMGFKESITQILSNTPDEKNIWLFTATMPKDIKMIAKKYMENPIEVAVAVNKSNENIDHQYYLINPRDRYATLKRIVDYYPDIFGIVFCRTKNETKDIADMLIKDGYNSDALHGDLTQQQRDIVMNRYREKSLQLLIATDVAARGIDVSDVTHVINYALPDDVENYTHRSGRTARAGKKGISIALVSKREMQRIFEIERIISKKFERVMVPTGNEVCEKQLFAIMERAHNVEINEEQMEPFMDRINAEFEEMTKEEVIKRFAALEFNRFLNYYKEAEDLNIKEERRDRSERGMDRTDRGNRDQNTRPRNEQGGILPQRGYVRFFINIGNLDKIGKGELLRLVCDHSGIRGSSIGRIDMKDKFSFFEVESRFKIDVLKNARSMEHKGRGLRVDVASENAGDSNSTNFSRFEGRRNENRGSRDFSATRSRDNNDKKSSGYGQKRSYSKKDDNFKLDFKFDGGI; this is encoded by the coding sequence ATGACTTTTGAACAATTAGGACTTGGGTCCGAAACGCTTCGCGTTTTATCAGAAATGAATTTTATAACTCCGACTCCGATTCAGGAGCAGGCCATTCCACATTTGCTTGATGGTGACGTAGATCTAATGGGTTTAGCTCAAACAGGTACAGGTAAAACTGCTGCTTTTGCTCTACCTATAATAGAAAAACTAGATATCAATATTCGCAAACCTCAAGCACTGATATTATGTCCTACAAGAGAACTTTGCTTGCAGATAACCTCCGACATTGAAAAATTCACCAAATATCATTCACAGGTTCGGACTGTAGCCGTATATGGTGGAGCTAGTATCGGTATGCAGATCAAAGACTTAAGACGAGGAGTTCAGATAGTAGTAGCTACACCAGGTCGATTGATAGACATTATTGACAGGGGTGAAATCAATTTTGAAGCAGTAAAAATAGCCGTGCTCGATGAGGCAGATGAAATGCTGAATATGGGATTTAAGGAAAGTATAACGCAAATACTATCTAATACTCCTGATGAGAAAAACATTTGGCTCTTTACCGCTACCATGCCCAAAGATATCAAAATGATAGCTAAAAAATACATGGAAAACCCTATAGAAGTGGCTGTAGCTGTCAATAAGAGTAATGAAAACATAGATCATCAATATTATCTCATAAATCCTAGAGACCGCTATGCCACACTCAAGCGTATCGTGGACTATTACCCTGATATTTTTGGTATTGTGTTTTGTCGTACAAAAAATGAAACCAAGGATATAGCAGACATGCTCATAAAGGATGGTTATAATTCGGATGCATTGCATGGCGATTTAACTCAGCAGCAGCGAGATATTGTTATGAACAGATACAGAGAGAAATCACTCCAGCTGCTCATAGCTACCGATGTGGCTGCTCGTGGTATAGATGTAAGCGATGTCACCCATGTGATAAATTATGCTCTACCAGATGATGTCGAAAACTATACCCACCGAAGTGGTCGTACTGCCCGTGCTGGTAAAAAGGGAATTTCAATAGCTCTTGTAAGCAAGCGTGAAATGCAAAGAATTTTTGAGATCGAAAGAATAATCAGTAAGAAGTTTGAACGTGTAATGGTTCCTACTGGAAATGAAGTCTGTGAGAAACAACTCTTTGCTATCATGGAGCGTGCGCATAATGTCGAAATCAATGAAGAACAGATGGAGCCATTTATGGACAGAATCAATGCGGAATTTGAAGAAATGACGAAAGAAGAGGTAATAAAGCGATTTGCTGCCTTAGAATTTAATCGTTTCCTAAACTATTACAAAGAAGCGGAGGATCTCAATATTAAAGAGGAGCGAAGAGACAGAAGCGAAAGGGGCATGGATAGAACGGATAGAGGAAACAGGGACCAAAATACACGTCCTCGAAATGAGCAAGGAGGTATATTGCCACAGAGAGGATATGTTCGTTTCTTTATCAATATAGGCAATCTGGATAAAATAGGAAAAGGAGAGTTGTTAAGATTAGTATGTGATCATTCAGGAATAAGAGGTTCTAGTATTGGTCGAATTGACATGAAAGATAAATTTTCATTTTTTGAGGTCGAATCCCGATTTAAAATAGATGTATTGAAAAACGCGCGTTCTATGGAGCACAAAGGTCGCGGTCTTCGCGTGGATGTAGCTAGCGAGAATGCTGGAGATTCTAATAGTACTAATTTTAGTAGATTCGAAGGTAGAAGAAATGAAAATAGAGGTAGCAGAGATTTTTCTGCCACTAGATCAAGAGACAATAATGATAAAAAATCTTCAGGATATGGTCAGAAAAGGTCTTATTCTAAAAAAGATGATAACTTTAAATTAGACTTCAAGTTTGATGGAGGTATTTAA
- a CDS encoding GH3 auxin-responsive promoter family protein: MSVKSFLFFKYAQWKVRKELKTHARAGFYQNKFLIPWLRENKNTAFGIEHNFENIKDISTYWSRIPIRNYEDFLPYIEKIKQGNSQVLTKKDPQYFSLTSGTIAGSKYIPISKAGIQHQIEAAVKVLCFYSVNSGHADFMNYKMIFLQGSPALDYSFKIPSGRLSGIVYHHIPKFFQRNKLPSYEVNIIEDWQTKLTKIVEETYREDISILGGIPPWCLQYFEKLLDISKTKNLKQLYPHLTMYMHGGLDFSNYKASMMRVLGADIPCMQIFPASEGFFALQDRMAAEDMLLLLNQGVYYEFRLYPNEGNTTITLEDVIVNTHYELIITNNSGLYRYAIGDLIEFTSIRPYRIKVVGRTRQFISAFGEHVIAYEIESAMAAASKSLNIEVNDYYVYPDVNRKQYVWLVEFHSELSKAILAALTHQLDKNLASLNKYYAHLLYGKIISSCRIISVCRGFFNLEREKAGKLGGQNKVVHLGMKKIYAHN; encoded by the coding sequence ATGTCCGTCAAGTCATTTCTATTTTTTAAATACGCCCAATGGAAGGTAAGGAAAGAGTTAAAGACCCACGCACGGGCAGGATTTTATCAAAATAAATTCCTTATCCCATGGCTGCGGGAAAATAAAAATACAGCGTTTGGTATCGAACATAATTTTGAGAACATAAAAGATATTTCCACTTATTGGTCAAGGATTCCTATTCGAAACTATGAAGATTTTCTACCTTATATAGAAAAAATCAAACAAGGCAATTCTCAAGTACTGACAAAGAAAGATCCTCAATATTTCAGCCTGACTAGTGGTACCATTGCTGGCAGTAAATATATTCCAATTTCCAAGGCAGGAATACAACATCAAATAGAAGCCGCAGTAAAGGTATTGTGTTTTTATTCTGTAAACAGTGGTCATGCAGATTTTATGAATTATAAAATGATATTCTTGCAGGGAAGTCCTGCCTTAGATTATAGCTTTAAAATTCCTTCTGGAAGGCTTTCTGGTATTGTTTATCATCATATTCCCAAATTTTTTCAACGAAACAAATTGCCGAGTTATGAGGTGAATATTATTGAGGACTGGCAGACCAAACTAACTAAAATAGTGGAGGAGACCTATCGTGAAGATATTTCTATTTTAGGTGGTATTCCTCCGTGGTGCTTGCAGTATTTTGAGAAACTATTAGATATATCGAAAACAAAAAACCTTAAACAACTCTATCCTCATTTGACCATGTATATGCACGGTGGTCTTGATTTTAGTAATTACAAAGCCAGTATGATGCGTGTCCTCGGTGCCGATATACCCTGTATGCAAATATTTCCTGCATCGGAAGGTTTTTTTGCGCTACAGGATAGAATGGCTGCAGAAGATATGTTATTGCTACTAAATCAGGGTGTTTATTATGAGTTTAGGTTATATCCTAATGAAGGCAATACTACAATTACCTTAGAGGATGTGATCGTCAATACACACTATGAACTTATTATTACGAATAATAGCGGTCTGTATCGCTATGCTATAGGTGACCTTATTGAGTTTACATCTATAAGACCTTATCGTATAAAAGTAGTAGGTAGAACTAGGCAGTTTATTTCTGCTTTTGGTGAACATGTGATAGCTTATGAAATAGAGAGTGCTATGGCTGCTGCTAGTAAATCATTAAATATAGAGGTAAACGACTATTATGTATACCCTGATGTAAATAGGAAACAATACGTGTGGCTGGTGGAATTTCACTCTGAACTTTCAAAAGCTATACTAGCTGCTCTGACTCATCAACTCGACAAAAATTTAGCGAGTTTAAATAAATATTATGCTCACTTATTGTACGGGAAAATTATAAGTTCATGTCGCATTATATCGGTATGCAGAGGATTTTTTAATTTGGAAAGAGAAAAGGCTGGGAAACTAGGCGGGCAGAACAAAGTAGTACATCTAGGCATGAAAAAAATTTATGCACATAACTAG
- a CDS encoding putative DNA binding domain-containing protein → MVVSKINTQITIDFLMKKRENQYFERKGIGEKDASHSKIANELIGMLNADGGVLAFGVGNDGTIQDLYSIEEKLSDYRSLFFDFIVPQGNIKLEEVEIEGRLIFLYHVEQDIERVFKRKDNEDIFLRVDDKNKQLDRDAVRNLEYDKQIRKYEDEIDVEFELQDFDFKLLDRYKEKLNFKGDVFDLLEKRHLAIKKDGEYRIKKAGILLFAKDPEKYITSASLRYIKYEGTEAKTGTELNVVKDVRFENNIPWIIDSVKKFLIATLKDYYFLDLETGRFNKVPEYPEEAWLEGIVNALCHRSYNVQGSAIYIKHFDDRLEISNSGPLPAQVNVENIRTERFSRNPRIARTLEDMGFVRQLNEGVSRIYQSMEKSMLSIPEYVEKNGNVYLTLRNKVSKHTKTISDSILTKIHENWHFYNDTQRRILQYLFYHNQATLSELIEATHIHEKNVRQYLNHFIEIENILDRLSNKQRDKNAKYAFKKL, encoded by the coding sequence ATGGTAGTTTCTAAAATTAATACTCAAATCACTATTGATTTTCTAATGAAAAAGAGAGAAAATCAATATTTTGAACGTAAAGGCATAGGTGAAAAGGATGCTAGTCATTCAAAAATTGCTAATGAACTGATTGGCATGCTCAATGCAGATGGGGGTGTATTGGCATTTGGAGTTGGTAATGATGGTACAATTCAGGATCTTTATAGTATTGAGGAAAAACTAAGCGACTATAGAAGTTTATTTTTTGACTTCATAGTTCCACAAGGGAATATTAAACTAGAAGAAGTAGAAATCGAAGGTCGTCTCATTTTTCTTTACCATGTAGAACAAGATATTGAGAGAGTTTTTAAAAGAAAAGATAATGAAGATATATTCTTAAGAGTTGACGATAAAAATAAACAACTTGACCGAGATGCTGTAAGAAATCTTGAATACGACAAACAGATAAGAAAATATGAAGATGAAATAGATGTTGAATTTGAACTTCAGGATTTTGATTTTAAATTATTAGATAGATATAAAGAAAAACTAAATTTCAAAGGAGATGTATTCGACTTACTTGAAAAACGGCATTTAGCAATCAAAAAAGATGGTGAATATAGAATCAAAAAAGCTGGTATTTTGCTTTTTGCCAAAGACCCTGAAAAATATATAACCTCTGCTTCTCTAAGGTACATAAAATATGAAGGTACTGAAGCCAAGACTGGAACGGAACTTAATGTCGTAAAAGATGTAAGATTTGAAAATAATATACCTTGGATTATCGATTCAGTTAAAAAATTTCTCATTGCTACTCTCAAAGACTACTATTTTTTGGACTTAGAAACGGGGAGATTTAACAAAGTTCCGGAATACCCTGAAGAAGCATGGCTTGAAGGTATTGTAAATGCACTTTGTCATCGTTCCTATAATGTTCAAGGTAGTGCTATTTATATAAAACATTTTGACGATAGACTTGAAATTTCAAATAGCGGGCCATTGCCTGCACAAGTTAATGTAGAAAATATAAGAACAGAAAGATTTTCAAGAAATCCGAGAATTGCAAGAACTCTAGAGGATATGGGATTTGTGAGACAACTGAATGAAGGCGTTTCAAGAATATACCAATCTATGGAAAAATCAATGCTTTCTATACCCGAATATGTAGAGAAAAATGGAAACGTTTATTTAACCCTACGAAATAAAGTGAGTAAACATACTAAAACAATATCCGACTCAATTCTCACAAAAATTCATGAAAACTGGCATTTTTATAATGACACTCAGAGGAGAATACTACAATATCTTTTTTATCACAATCAGGCAACTTTAAGTGAATTGATAGAAGCAACTCATATTCATGAAAAAAATGTTCGACAGTATTTAAATCATTTTATTGAAATTGAAAATATTTTAGACCGATTAAGCAATAAACAAAGAGATAAGAATGCTAAATACGCGTTTAAAAAACTCTAG
- the prmA gene encoding 50S ribosomal protein L11 methyltransferase: MSKYYKLVLPIEGEENQEHAIAILNFQSNFESVVQEDKQLIFSYDSRLQNKDDLKEILTEINLCDKYDIEDEPDINWNETYEKSFQPITILDNLWGVRASFHKPLPVENEIVIDPKMSFGTGHHETTKQMMEMMQKLDFSGKTVWDYGSGTGILAIMAEKMGVESVLGNDNEEWAYHNSIENASINQCSNLNFHHGTIEECELSGFLNPNDKFDIIIANITKNILLDSAFKINQYSHKNSHLLLSGFYSKDIQDIEKKYNQYQFALIESSIENDWACLYLVKR, translated from the coding sequence ATGTCTAAATATTATAAATTGGTGCTGCCTATCGAAGGGGAAGAAAACCAAGAGCATGCCATAGCTATACTGAATTTTCAGAGCAATTTTGAATCGGTGGTACAGGAGGATAAGCAGTTGATTTTTTCCTATGACAGTCGTTTACAAAACAAGGATGATTTGAAAGAAATCCTCACAGAAATCAATCTGTGTGATAAATACGACATAGAAGACGAACCTGATATCAACTGGAACGAGACTTACGAAAAGTCTTTTCAGCCCATCACCATTCTCGATAATTTATGGGGTGTGCGCGCCTCTTTTCATAAGCCATTGCCCGTGGAAAATGAAATCGTCATCGACCCGAAAATGAGCTTTGGTACAGGGCACCACGAGACTACGAAGCAGATGATGGAGATGATGCAGAAATTGGATTTTAGTGGCAAAACTGTTTGGGACTATGGTAGCGGAACAGGCATATTGGCTATCATGGCAGAGAAAATGGGTGTAGAGAGCGTGTTAGGAAATGATAATGAAGAATGGGCTTATCACAATTCGATAGAAAATGCGAGTATCAATCAATGTTCGAATTTGAACTTCCACCATGGAACGATTGAAGAATGCGAATTAAGTGGTTTCCTTAATCCTAATGACAAATTCGATATTATCATAGCCAATATCACTAAAAATATATTGCTCGACAGTGCGTTTAAGATAAACCAGTATAGTCATAAAAATTCACATTTGTTGTTAAGCGGATTTTATTCAAAAGATATCCAAGACATCGAAAAAAAATATAATCAATATCAATTCGCCCTCATCGAATCGAGTATCGAGAATGATTGGGCATGCCTTTATTTAGTTAAAAGATAA